Proteins found in one Haloferax litoreum genomic segment:
- a CDS encoding argininosuccinate synthase, whose amino-acid sequence MKKVALAFSGGLDTTVCVPILEEEYGYDEVIGVTVDVGQPEEEFDEAYETAEALGLEHYVIDAKDEFAQLCLDSVTANADYQGYPLGTALARPVIANAILDLAQEEGCDGIAHGCTGKGNDQLRFEAVWRASDLEVIAPVREMGMTREWEIEYAAEKDLPVQGGNEGVWSIDTNLWSRSIEGGNLEDPGYVPPEDIYEWTDQPSGETELIEITFEDGYPIAIDGEEMEALELISYLNEKAGSYGVGRTDMMEDRMLGLKVRENYEHPAATTLLNAHKALEGLVLTKEERDFKATVDNEWSQKAYEGLIDAPLVGALEAFLEKTQERVTGTVTIKFEGGQARPVGRESEYAAYSESAASFNTETVDGIEQADATGVAKYHGFQARLANQNAKTKQKPELAADGGSDE is encoded by the coding sequence ATGAAGAAAGTCGCACTCGCGTTCTCCGGCGGACTGGACACCACAGTCTGCGTCCCAATCCTCGAAGAAGAATACGGCTACGACGAAGTCATCGGCGTCACCGTCGACGTCGGTCAGCCCGAAGAAGAGTTCGACGAGGCCTACGAGACGGCCGAGGCACTCGGACTCGAACACTACGTCATCGACGCGAAAGACGAGTTCGCACAACTCTGTCTCGACTCGGTGACCGCCAACGCGGACTATCAGGGCTATCCGCTCGGGACAGCGCTCGCACGCCCGGTCATCGCTAACGCCATCCTCGACCTCGCACAAGAAGAGGGCTGTGACGGCATCGCCCACGGGTGTACGGGCAAAGGCAACGACCAACTCCGCTTCGAAGCGGTCTGGCGCGCCTCCGACCTCGAAGTCATCGCCCCCGTCCGCGAGATGGGCATGACCCGCGAGTGGGAAATCGAGTACGCCGCCGAGAAAGACCTGCCCGTACAGGGCGGCAACGAGGGCGTCTGGTCCATCGACACGAACCTCTGGAGCCGTTCCATCGAGGGTGGCAACCTCGAAGACCCCGGCTACGTCCCGCCGGAAGACATCTACGAGTGGACCGACCAGCCCTCGGGTGAGACGGAACTCATCGAGATTACGTTCGAAGACGGCTACCCCATCGCCATCGACGGCGAGGAGATGGAGGCCCTCGAACTCATCTCGTACCTCAACGAGAAGGCCGGTTCCTACGGCGTCGGCCGCACGGACATGATGGAAGACCGCATGCTCGGCCTGAAGGTGCGCGAGAACTACGAGCACCCGGCCGCGACGACGCTCCTCAACGCCCACAAGGCGCTCGAAGGCCTCGTCCTCACGAAAGAAGAGCGTGACTTCAAGGCCACAGTCGACAACGAGTGGTCCCAGAAGGCCTACGAAGGCCTCATCGACGCCCCCCTCGTCGGGGCGCTGGAAGCCTTCCTCGAAAAGACCCAAGAGCGCGTCACGGGCACCGTGACCATCAAGTTCGAGGGCGGACAGGCCCGCCCGGTCGGCCGCGAATCCGAGTACGCCGCGTACTCCGAGTCCGCCGCCTCCTTCAACACGGAGACGGTCGACGGCATCGAGCAGGCCGACGCCACGGGCGTCGCCAAGTACCACGGCTTCCAGGCGCGTCTCGCCAACCAGAACGCGAAGACGAAGCAGAAGCCCGAACTGGCCGCAGACGGCGGCAGCGACGAGTAA